The sequence GTAGAGGACCTGCACGGCACGGCGGAGGCGGTGCTGTTCGCGGACTGCTTCTCGCAGTTCGAGCACCTGCTGACGGCGGACAACCCGGTGTACGTCCTCGGGCGGGTGGACTTCTCACGCTCCGGGGCGCAGCAGGGGGAGGGCAAACCGCAACTGGTGGTGGAGCGCGTGGTGCCGATCGACGGCGTGCCGCTCTCCCCGGGGAAACTCCGGCTGATGCTCGACGGCGTGCGGCTGAATGGAAGCGGCGAGCAGGCGCTGGTGCGGGTGGCGGAACTGGTCCGACCCGGCCCCGACGCGGCCCAGCCCGCTGAACGGGCCCCGCGCGGGGACGATGATTCGCCGCTGTTCCCCGTGGAACTGTTGATAGGCACCGAGAGCGAGTACGTGTTCATGCAGCTCGACCGCGCTGCGCGGACGCGGCTGACCCCGGTCCTGGCGCAGGAACTCACAGCGCTGCTGGGGGAGAACTGCGTGAGGGTGGTGGGGGGTGTCGCGGTGGAGGTGCCGGGCGCATCGCGCGAGAAGCGGCCGTGGGTGAAGCAGCGGGCGGGGTGAGCGGCGTCGCTTCGCCGTACCTCCTGTTGGCGGGCCGCTATGACCTTGTCGCCGTCACGACCGCGAGGATCATGAGGCCGTACACGATGGCGATTCGGATGATGTGTGTCCGCCATTCCCGCACCGGACCGGCCGATGCGCGGAACCAGCGGAGCGAGAGGACGCACGCGGCCAGCGCCTCGCCGAATGCCAGGCTCACAAAGAACCCATCCAGGAGTGTCGGCCGCTTCGCCACGAACGTGAGCACAAGGCCGATGAGCATGGACCACGTGAGCAAACTGGCGGGCACGATCGTGGGCCAGCGGATCCACGATGGGAGTCGCTTGATCCCGAGCGTTTCGGCCTGGCGGGCCAGGGCGCCGGAATCAAAGACCCAGCCGCATTCAGGGCACTGCACCCCTTGCAGCCCGCGGAGCAGGTAGCCGCACCCTTCGCATTGAACGTCGTGGTCTCGCAGCAGTTCGAGCAGCCGGGTTCGGCGGGCGAGCCGCTCATCGACGCCGTCGGAACCCCGGGCCGGGGCGGGAGCATCACCTGACATGCCGCGGCTCACCGCTTGGCCTGGTGGCCTCGCTCCAGCGAGTGCTCAGCGAGTGCTCCACCTTGAGCAGGTCGAGAACCTTGCCGACCATGAAGTCCACTATCTCGTTGATCGACGTGGGGTTGAGGTATAGCCCGGGGTTGGTGGGGCAGACGATCCCGCCCGCGAGGGTGACCTGCCGCATGCTGTCGATGTCGATCAGGCTCAGCGGCGTCTCGCGGTGGCAGAGGATCAGGGGCCGGCGTTCCTTGAGCGTTACCATCGCCGCGCGGCAGAGGAGGTTGTTCCCCGAGCCGGTGGCGATCGCCCCAAGGCTCGACGAACTGCACGGCATGACCACCATCCCGTCGTGCAGGAACGAGCCGGAAGCGATGACCGCGCCGACGTCCTTGTTGGGGTGGATGACCAGCCGCTGGGCGGCGTGGGCGTCGGTGATGCCGGGGCAGAGCGTGGCGAAATCGACGTGGGTGACCTGGGCCTCATCGAAGAGCAGCCTCCGGCCGTAGTCGGTCACGACCAGGTGCACCTCGGCCCCACCCAGCAGCATCTGCTCCAGCAGCCGCAGGGCGTAGGCGGCGCCGGAGGCCCCGGAAACCCCCAGCACGAACCGGCGGCCGTGCGCCCGCGGCGGGGAGGCGGCGCCAGGCCCGGGCGCGCCGTTGGGCGATGGATGGCCCGGACGGACCGGGTGGGGCGGGCGGGGAGGGGGGGTCGAGGGTGGAGTCATCGGCGTGACGGCCTTCCCGAGTTCGGCCCAGAAACTGCCGAAATGGGGGGGGTTGGGCCGATGGACTATTCTAGTCGCCGCGGCCGAGCATGCATGCCGGGCGCTGGTTGAATGGTCTTTGAAGGAACCGCCTCATGACCGCACGGAAGTCCATCCCGCTGATCGCCCTGCCGGTTCTCGCCCTTGCCGCGCTGCTCTCGGGCTGCGTGGGGTACACCTCCGCGCCGGCGACGCGGGAGGAATCGGTGTTCGCCGATCCCAACGCGCCGGCCACTCGCGATGTGGCGACTAAGGCGCTGCGTTGGACGGCGTACCGCTACCCGCCGGAGGGCGGGGACGGGCGCACGCAGGGGTGGGACCAGAAGCAGAGCGATCTCAAGGCCAGCGGCGAGAAGCTCCCGCCGCGGTTCGCGATCAACCTGCCGCCGACGACCCGCCCGGAGACGTACCGGCGCGTGGTGGAGGATGTGGGGCTGGGTGCGGTGATGCTGACGCCCGAGACGCAGGGCCTGCCGACCTACTACCTCGGCCGGGTGTACATCCTGGGCGACCAGGCCTCGGTGGACGTGATCCGGCCGGTGGCGGAGTTCTCAAACCCGGAGAAGGTGACGTACCAGGCGATCACGGTTCGTCTCCGCGGCGGGCTCAAGCCGTGGACGGTGATCTCGAACACGCCGTGGACGCTCGGCTCGGTGACGCCGCCGGCGCCGAACTTCTATGTGCCCGAGCCCGAGCCGACGCTGCAGTACGCGTCGCCAGCGAGCACCGAGGAACCGCCCGCGCCCGAGGCGGTGCCGGAGGAGATGGGCGAGCCGGCGCCGACGCCGGTCGCGGACCCGACCCCGACGTGGGAACCCAGCGACGAGGCCCTGCACGACGCCTCGAACGGATAAACTTCGTCATGAAGGTCATTGCCGATGAAGCCGAGGTTGCTCGACTGATCGATGCCCTGGCGCGCCAGATCGCCGGGTCCGTGCGCGATCAGAAGTCGCTCGGGCTCATCGGCATCCGGCGGCGGGGCGATGTGCTGGCGGTGCGAGTGGGGGAGCGGTTGGGGCTGATGCCGGGGCAGGTCGGCTCGATCGACATCACGCTGTACCGCGACGACCTGTCCGAGACCGGGCCGATGGCGCGGGTCGGCAAGACGCACATCCCCTTCTCGATCCAGGGGCGGGAGATCGTGCTGCTGGACGACGTGATCATGACCGGGCGGTCGGTGCTCGCCGCAATCCGTGAGATCCTCGACTTCGGACGCCCGAGCCGGATCTGGCTGGCGGTGCTCGCAGAGCGGCCGGAGCGGGAGATCCCGCTGCAGCCGGAGT comes from Phycisphaeraceae bacterium and encodes:
- a CDS encoding UbiX family flavin prenyltransferase, whose amino-acid sequence is MTPPSTPPPRPPHPVRPGHPSPNGAPGPGAASPPRAHGRRFVLGVSGASGAAYALRLLEQMLLGGAEVHLVVTDYGRRLLFDEAQVTHVDFATLCPGITDAHAAQRLVIHPNKDVGAVIASGSFLHDGMVVMPCSSSSLGAIATGSGNNLLCRAAMVTLKERRPLILCHRETPLSLIDIDSMRQVTLAGGIVCPTNPGLYLNPTSINEIVDFMVGKVLDLLKVEHSLSTRWSEATRPSGEPRHVR